The following is a genomic window from Chloracidobacterium sp..
ACGCAGGCCACGTACCGAGCATTGAAACAGGAGCATATTGCGTGTCGGAGAACGTAAAGCCGGTAAAAATGATAGGAAACAGAATGCGGGCGAGCAGTGCGATCACGAACATCGGGTACGTGATCACGTTCGGCAGGATCATATGTTCGGCATCGATAAAGATCAGTGAGATCATCGTTGCCGTAAATGCCAGCGCTAGAGCAAAATACGGCGTGAAGCCGATCTTCCAATAAACGACGCAAAAAAGCACTGCGGTGAGAAGTTCGATCGCCGGATAACGCCACGAGATACCGCCGCGGCATTCGGCACATTTACCGCGAAGCATCAGCCAGCCTAGTATCGGCACGTTATACCATGGCGTGATCGCTTTGCCGCACGCCGGGCACTTCGACGACGGAAACAGCGACATTTCATTCGGCACTCGATAAATAACTACATTCAGGAAACTGCCTATGCAGGCTCCAAAGACAAAGATCGCGATATACGCAAGATACTCAGGCAAGCCGAGTACGGACTCAACTGACGGGGCAAGATTCTGCATTTCGGATGGACATGTGCGGCCGAGCATGCCGCGACA
Proteins encoded in this region:
- a CDS encoding prepilin peptidase; amino-acid sequence: MQNLAPSVESVLGLPEYLAYIAIFVFGACIGSFLNVVIYRVPNEMSLFPSSKCPACGKAITPWYNVPILGWLMLRGKCAECRGGISWRYPAIELLTAVLFCVVYWKIGFTPYFALALAFTATMISLIFIDAEHMILPNVITYPMFVIALLARILFPIIFTGFTFSDTQYAPVSMLGTWPAWALSLAGALFGALIGGGSLWLVGAVWKALRGVDAMGLGDVKLLLGIGALLGWRLTLLTIFIGALTGALAGIGVVLRQKDRDLQTQIPFGIFLGIGSVISMLWGEQMVSWYLGRF